AgaagaatacaaaaataaataaattatttcgtTTTTCGCGTTCGCTTAAACTAAAGTAAAACTAAAGTTCCAAAAGCAACAAGTCCTCCAAGATTGTGGTCCGGCGGACGGACAGACTTTTAGGACAAGCCGGAGGACATCAGCGCAGAAGGTAAATTTCATTAATATTATAGAATCGATTCGAATGTACGAAAaaggtttgttttattttaccaaCAGGAGCTGAAGGAGCaacccagccaacatgaaatcgtaaaagaaatcatcgtcAAACTCGTATATGGGTGCAACTATAATCGGATTCGTAAATATGTTCACTTAAGATCCGAAAACATCTTATATTCATCGTAGAAGATGTTAAACTCAAAATAAATACGATTTAGTTTCGATATGTTGGATTAAGTCGTATTTAATACGACCGATGttaaattgaatcattttagaaTCGTCTGAGATTACTTAAGAGGAACCTTATTCATACataatgaattttttattctaaatcgTAATTGACGACAGATGGATTCGTAAAGTATCTCACATAAGCGTCGTTATTCAGATCACTTTAAATAATGTAATCAATCTAAACGATCATCACTTAAATAGACAATTCAATGTTGTATGATGATGAATGCTCATAACTCTTTAatgagtaacattaatttttcgTGCATTCATCGCGCAAAAATAGAACAACAACTACAACACGCGCCCGCGTACACGGATCCGCTAATCCGCAGTTTGCCTCCGTTTGTTTTGCTGCTAGTTGGTAGCTGTTGGTGCTGCGTTCACTGTCTACTTGAAATATTAAAGGTAGGTGCCTTAATTGAAAAAAGCTGCTATCTATATCATTCATTATGTTTTCCTCTATGTAGGGCCATGATGGAGGAACTGAATTTCGGAAAATCTCCCGGGGACGTGTCACAGGAATGTAAGTTATAAATTATGGTTTATGAATTGGCTCTATGAAGAACAATTTTGTATCGAAAGGTGATTAATTAATAATATGATGTTTCATTTATATCTGCTAAGAATTGCTGGGATTTTTCTCGTTAAGAtcgtatttcaatcacaatGTTGCACATAAAATGCTAAATAGAGTGGTTTgtaaaatcgtttttttgaTTCAAATCGTACAACACTACATCACACCTAACATAAACTGCCGTTTAAACAATCAATTGAATGTAAAACTACTTCATATCGTACAAGTGTACATCACACCTCCTATAAACTgcaacttaagttgtcaatcgattttaaaatctatgaacATCGTATAAGACTGCAGAACACCTCACATAAATGGCGACTTAAATCGTCAATTAAATGCGATAtcgcttcaagtcgtacaagGGTGAAACACACATCACATAAAGTGCGGTTGGAACTGTCAATCATCCCTTCGTCGTAAATTTGTATGAATCGAATTGTATAATGTAACGTACAACATACCTCCAATGCAACATACTGTACCAAAGTAAATCAATCATCGTAATAACATCGTATATGATATTGTCAAAGtcgtaaatcataaatttatcaaaacatgtacgtatattgcctccacttttggtaggtataagctttttttctaaCGTGATATACGATGATTATTGTCGACATAGATgtacgtatatcttttgatatacctaccaaattgttggctgggAATGTCCCATACGATGGATGGATTTCAACCACCAACCACCAGCTACGCGAACGTCTCGCCCGTGAGTCCGAAATTAGACctgtataaaaatttgcacatgtgtgCGTGCCACATTCACGTATGATTCCAATAAACGTAGGCATACCTTCGGAAGAAACGTTTTGACAAATCGTATCAGAACTATCACTGCAAATGTTCAGTTACAAGAGAACTCTAAGAATAACTGTAGTGAAAACAGTTTGATGACCAAAAGACGTTTTCCACAAGCGGTGATTCGACGTTATCTCAACTGTTCACAAAACAGTGTCTCCATATAgaagttttaacagttttaaacagtaacataacttaacgccatattcaacagaccgtcgttttggaattcaagataagtgcaatggtttttatggtttcagatatcattttctaaaggTTTTTTGACGCTGTTTCTAATCGTTTCATAACTACAACAGGAACTgttatgttacaatattttcgtattcgggttgccaactgagctatatcacaagccctattttttttaatgtgcttAACCAAATTCTCAAAGAAACTTATCTCAGTGCAGCTTCATTCCTCAAAGCTTCATCGGGTTTCTAAATAAATCAACAGAAAATGATTACCGAAAGGATCACAGCATGCCATAAGCCACCCTCATTGACAATCAAAAAACTTCGTTGTTATTAATGTTATTAACGAGCGAAATACACTGATCATCTCAATGATGAATGCCGCCACTTGTTTTAGTTTCATAGTTCATTTCTCCCTGGGTTGATGACGTGTTTTGCTTTCAGATGAATCGATTCTGATAACGTCGTTTGATTCCTAGATGTGCGATCGCTGTGTTTCATTCAGTATTTCTGGGCATCTCATTCGCGAAACACTGATCGGACACAGATTAAAGATGTTGAGTTTTCAGTTCTTTTGCTCGCTCCTAGCAGtttttgtcatggtatttggtTCCAAAGGTCGAGCCTCCGACGCAGATCTAGCATTGTCCGCGCAACTGTTCCAGGTTATCGAGTTCTACAAACAGGCTGATCCGGTAGGGCTTCCGCTGGGATCGATTCCCGATCCGATGTCTATAGCAAGGATTCAAAAAACGTTCGGCCTGGATACCATTGAGCTGGAAGGAGTTCGTGCTCATGGCCTATCGAAGTTACGGATCAAACTCTTCAAGGCAGAGCTAAACTCGATGACAGTCCGAGTTGAAGTTCAAATGGGCGAGATGTTGATTGATGGAAACTACACGTTGAGTGCGTTTGTGTCTGGATCGAGTGGTCCGTTCAAGGTTATCCTAAGTGATATAACTTCGGTTGGAAATGTGACTCTGGCCATCGATCGGGAAGGTGCTTTACAAACGAAGGATGTAGATTTTGACTTCAAATTCAGTGATATGACAGTGGATTTCGAAAATCTGGGATTCATGGGAAGATTGTTTCAGCGGGTGGTCAATGCTGCTTCCGATATAATTATCGAGTCAATCAAACCATACATGCTGAGGGAAGTCCACGCAAAGATCCAATCGGAAATAGATGGTCGAATTGCACTGATCAGCGAAACTAAGGGGATAGTTTTTCCGAATTCAATTTCGCCACTGGACATGTTCATTGGAGAAGCAAGAATATTGCTCAGAAAGAACCGATTGGATCCATTTTTGGTACCGGATTATAACAATTCTTTAAGTTTGGTGCAGGTTAGGTTATCAAACACGTGGCTACGGGGCCTGACCAGTTTCTATCGGGTGGGTGACGTTTCCGTTGCTGTCTCCAACCACAGTGCAACGATTGGATTGGAAGTATCCACTGGACGATTGGAGGGATCAGCTCAGTGGGAAATTTCCTTGATGACCGGCTTCCTGTCCAGAGCTGGAATCTTTCAATTCACCATCGATTACTTCCGGACTGCAATTGAGGTCCAACAACCGCTCGATCTTCGCCAGACTCCAGTTCTGAACGATCTTCAGTTGGACATGGGAAACGTTCAGGTAAGTTGTTTTTCTGTaacaaaaatacattttcaaaaatacaaagaaCCAATTGCAATTGTAGATCTACAGTCACGGAGCCGGTTCCTTGGACTATTTGCTGGAGGCAGCCGGTAATATTCTACCGAATTTGATCCGGTCCCAAGTAATGGACGCTATCGAGATTCCCCTCAGGGGTCGCATCCGTGAAAAGCTGAGCTGTATGAACGTGGAACAGTTTGTGAAGGATCATGTGGCCCGGTTTGAACGACAAGGAACGGCTATGGCGATAGACTGGAGGTTGTGTGAAAGGAAGATTCCTGATGTGGTGTTgtgaatttatttcaaaaaaaaaaacaaagctaaaattttctataatttagatatttttctataaatttagcAGGACgataatttttggattcaaaaaCATGTTTGTATTCATTTTCagcttaaaattgattttatgaaatgaatttttagaagaacttattgtcaattgcatgaatttttagactattgagagaatctgatttgacagataacaattccgcactcactaacaccatcacattctttatataaactatcatgtgctaaaagttgaaaagggattatatgaaaaaaggaccaacatcagagttcagttaatcaaattatttctaccaaaaaatcaactttcatacgcaccgttgccgtcttcaacaaactgcgcagattgcacctatttagacccccgtgcaaataatttgcgcgcagtaatatctgctcacagacctatacatagacaatgacacatatcgatattcttttggataaaattgaattaaaaacaattgcgactggtgtgtcagtaaaaattgtaagtgaatccataattttttggctaatttttcagtaattcgaaaaacgcccgaataatgcatgatttatttgttctgtacattcttgtacccgaatgtacaggatgcattctgttttctgttcgtttcttttcatttgttgatcggtcaattttcgttattcAACTTCTTGGTTCGCatgcatttcataataattttcgccaaaacaataacgattatgccgtttggaaatgtgattcgaaaatcagatgcgagcaacggctgatttgaaaaactgatacgggttgtctatgtgtgcgtcagtgcgaaaatatttctgcgtggaaattatttgcacaggagtctaaataggtgcaatttccgcaataatGTGAAATAATACAAATTCAAACGTCGTATATGATCTTACCTATGATGACATAACTTTTTAGGTTTTATATTGCTAACAGTTGGCGATCAGACTTCGCTGAAGACAGACGTGTTTCGATCCCAAGCTAGATAAGTGTTGACCTCAAACAAGAGTTTCTACCGGTGTGGCAATGGCCGACGAAATTGTGAAGAACA
This sequence is a window from Uranotaenia lowii strain MFRU-FL chromosome 3, ASM2978415v1, whole genome shotgun sequence. Protein-coding genes within it:
- the LOC129756710 gene encoding uncharacterized protein LOC129756710; protein product: MLSFQFFCSLLAVFVMVFGSKGRASDADLALSAQLFQVIEFYKQADPVGLPLGSIPDPMSIARIQKTFGLDTIELEGVRAHGLSKLRIKLFKAELNSMTVRVEVQMGEMLIDGNYTLSAFVSGSSGPFKVILSDITSVGNVTLAIDREGALQTKDVDFDFKFSDMTVDFENLGFMGRLFQRVVNAASDIIIESIKPYMLREVHAKIQSEIDGRIALISETKGIVFPNSISPLDMFIGEARILLRKNRLDPFLVPDYNNSLSLVQVRLSNTWLRGLTSFYRVGDVSVAVSNHSATIGLEVSTGRLEGSAQWEISLMTGFLSRAGIFQFTIDYFRTAIEVQQPLDLRQTPVLNDLQLDMGNVQIYSHGAGSLDYLLEAAGNILPNLIRSQVMDAIEIPLRGRIREKLSCMNVEQFVKDHVARFERQGTAMAIDWRLCERKIPDVVL